AAAAACAATAAAAACAAATAATTTTTTTTTAACTTTTTTTATCTTAAAACATTTTGGATTTTAGTAAATCAACTCTTTTTTGATTCACTCCCAAATCACTTTCTCCAACTCTTGATTCTGATCTTATTGATAAGATGTTTGATTCAGGTAGAAAGGATACTTCTAAGTCGTCTACATACTTCATCCATTTACTGGTCGCCTCAGCATGAAGGTAATCGCCATCAATTTCTACTATCTCAGTTCTTGGAGTGTTTTCGATAAATGCTTTAATCTCTTCAAAAGGTTTCTCAATATTGTTAACCTCCCATTCTTCCCGTACACAATGAGCAATCTCTACACAAGGTTTTAGTTCTACATGTGAGGCAAATGATGAAGAAGGGAATAAAAAGCTTGAACAAATTAAAATTGCTAAAAAAAGTATTTGCATTAACAGAAAAATTTAACGAATTATAATCTAACGAATTAAATTACTAATTTGTAATGACGACATAATTTTTTGGAAGAAAGCATAAATGTTTTTATATTCGGAATTTAATATGAATTTCTAATAATCTCCAAAAAAAAAAGATCCCTCAGAGAGAGATCTTTTTAAAATTGATTTATATCAAGTGTTTCCTTGTTTCCACTGAAATAAATCAATTCCTCCTACACACACACCTAATATCACACCAAAATTCAAAATATGTAATGCTTAATAGACCTCTATCTTAACTGTCACATCTCAAAAATACAAAAAGTACTCAAACATTGCGGTCGAGTACTTTTAAAGTTATCAGAAAAAAGTGTGTGAGGAGTTTCTGATGTATTAAATTTACTCCGTAGGTAATTTAAAAGGCTACAGTATAAATTACTAATTATTTAAATCTTTCAGAAAAATTGGGCGTTGATGAAAAAAAATAATGTAAAAACATAATAAATTCATGAAAAGCATTTACAAAAAAATTATTTTTATTATTTCGGCAATTGCTCTTTTTTCAGTAATAGTAGGTGTTGTCAAATATTCGCTAACTTATATTGAAAATAATCCCGAAAAATACTTACCTACACAAAAGTAAGACAAAAATTAAGTATAAATTCACTTCAAAAAATCTATAAAATGTCTTAAATATGTTCTACATAGACAGCTTGAGTCATGAAAATCAAAAATACTTCAATTCTTAATCAGCATAATATTCATTTAAGTAAATTTAAAAATAAGCATAAATATCAAATACTTGAAAATTACTGGAAGAAAAGAAAGAAAGAATGTGAAAAGAATCTTTCAAAATTTTGCTAACCGATAATTATGAATTTTATTTTTTCTTTTTTATTAGCATCTGTAATGTGGGTACAAGTTCCACAATGGGAAGCTGACTGGTCAAAATGTGCTGTAGATGTTCCCGATTCATCATGTCACTGGTATGTAGCTGCTCCAGATAATACTTTTGGAGAAGGATTTAATTGGGAAAACGCTCCTTGGTTTGATGCTAATGGATTACAGGATGTTGCTAAGATTGAGAAAGAATCTGTAGTAGAAAAACTTCAAAATAACTAAAGTTTCTATTTCATCAATTAACTTTTAAAAGTATTTAAATCTAGTTGCTTAGTGGTTAACTTTTGATTAATTAAAAATTTTTTATGCGTTTCAAAGTAAGTCTCAAAAAAAATGGAAAGGAATTTGATGAAGTTGTTATAGCTAATAATAAAAAAGAGGCTATGGAAGTAGCTTTAAAAAACAATCCAGAAGCACAAGCATTAAACTCTGATTGGACATTTAAGATTTAATTATTTGCGAAGCTTAGGAATCAAAAGAGATGCAACACAAATAACACTAATTGCAGGCCCAGGCGAAAGATTGAAGACTATAGAGAGAATAAATCCCAGAAGTGAGATGCATAATCCAAAAAATGAAGACCTCATCATTGCAATTCTTAAACTATGAGCCTTATTTAGCCCTAACAAAGTTGGCGTAGAAAGAAGAGCAATTACAAGAATCACTCCCACTGCTGACATTGAACTAACAATTACTAATGCCGTTGTAAAACTCAAAGCAAGATTTAATAAAGAAACGTTTATACCACTTGCGGATGCACCTTCTGGATCTAATCCAACATAAACAACCTTTTCATATCCAAAAGTCATTAAAATTATAAATACTAAAAAAGCAATTATTGTTCTAAGTAAATCTCCAAAATTTGCTGTCAATAAATCGCCAAATAATACTGCCTCCAAATCAATCCTTATTCCGAGTAAAGGGATTATAAGGACCCCAAATCCAAGCATTCCAGCGAGAATAGTATTCATAACTGCTTCATAATTTTCACTTTTTCTATTGGTTAAACTTTCCGCAATTACCGAGCCTAAAAGACCACTTATAACACCACCAATTGAAGGGTGAATTCCAAGCGCTAATGCGAGAGCAAGTCCAGGCAACACGCAATGAGAGATTAAATTAACTTGTAATAATCTCTTATGGGTGATTAATACAGTTCCCATCGCTGGGCATAAGATCCCAGAAAATATAGTTATTATTAATGGAACCAACCACCAGTTGTTATTAATAAAAGACATTATTCGAAAGATTCGGTATGATCAAAAATACGAGGCAAAAAAAGATTTTGGAAGCAATGGTAACTAAGTCTGACATTACCAAAAGACAAGAACAACTTCTTGAAGAACTTAATAAATGCGAGGATGAACTGAGCGGTCAAGAGTTGCATAGACAATTGATTGAAAGCGGAAAAGCTATGGGACTGACAACTGTTTACAGGAATCTTCAAGTTCTTATAAAGCATGGTTTAATTCGTTCTAGACATCTCCCAACAGGAGAGGTTCTTTATACTCCCGTAGATAGAGACATTCATCATTTGACCTGCGTTCAATGCGGAGAGACGTCGAAAATGGAAGGTTGTCCTGTTAAAGATATTCATGCCCCTAAAAAAAATCCAAGAAAGTTTCAACTTTTGTTTCATACACTCGAATATTTCGGCCTTTGCCAAAACTGTTATCAAGCTCAAAATTAATAAGGAACATTTTCTAATCACAGAAATTATTTTCCTTTATAGAGCTTATGTTTATCGCATCTAATTTATCTTTTATTTGATCAGGACTACCAACTGCTAAAACACTTTTATCAAGAACGATTACTTGATCGTAGTTATTTAGAGACTCGCCCCAATCATGGCTACTTACTAGCAAAGAAAGTCCCGCATCTGCGAGTTGACGAACAATTTTCAGGAAGTCCTCTTTTGCGGGGGGATCCAATGCCGCACAAGGTTCATCCAGAAGAAATATTTTTGCAGGGGACATAAGAGTTTTTGCTAATAGAGCTCTTTGTTGCTGTCCTCCTGAAAGAGAATCAAGTCTTCTATTAGCCAAATTAGCAATTCCTACTCTTTGCATTGTCGCTTCTAATTCACAACATTTATTAATCCAAGAATTAGGATATTCTAGAAGAGCCTTGATTTGAAAGGGGTTATTACTTCTTGATTTTGAATACTTTATTTGACCAAGAGATACCAATTTTTCAACTGTAATGGGAAACTTCCAATTCATAGAACTTCTTTGAGGCATAAGTGCCACTAGAGCTCTAGATCTATATAAATTTTCACCATCAATTTTTATTTCGCCTTTATCTGGAGTATTTTGTCCTTGCAATATCCTCAAAAGAGTTGATTTTCCGGCACCATTTGGACCTACTAGCGCTGTTAGAGTTCCAGGTTTAATCTCAACCGATACCTTATTTAAAGCTGGCTTACTTTTTTCTGTGTATGCAAATGTTAAATTTTCAGCGACTAAAGTAGCCATTAATTAATCTTCATGAAAAAAGTCACTTTACAAGCTTACCAATAATACAAGCTGCGTATTATTTTCATAACATTTGATACCTTTTCTTGTCAGGTGTAATGAAAATGATTATCATTTTTAAGTATTTAATAATTTTTTTATGTCAATTTTTAAAAGACTTTTATCAAATAAAACATGTTCAAGTAAGTCAATTATTAAAAATTCCGTAATCGCTGGAACGATTATATTTTCTGGTTTTGGGCAGGATGTAATGGCTAAAGGGAAGTCATACGTAGCAGTAGAACCACTAGTTTGTGATTTAGTTAAATCTATTGCTTTACCATCTGACGAAGTTACATGCTTAGTAGATAGAAAACAGGATGTTCATGACTTAAAGATCAATCCAAGACAAGCTCAATTACTAAATAGCGCAGACAAAGTATTCACTCTTGGCAAAGAAATGACT
This is a stretch of genomic DNA from Prochlorococcus marinus XMU1412. It encodes these proteins:
- a CDS encoding DUF1499 domain-containing protein: MQILFLAILICSSFLFPSSSFASHVELKPCVEIAHCVREEWEVNNIEKPFEEIKAFIENTPRTEIVEIDGDYLHAEATSKWMKYVDDLEVSFLPESNILSIRSESRVGESDLGVNQKRVDLLKSKMF
- a CDS encoding metal ABC transporter permease, with amino-acid sequence MSFINNNWWLVPLIITIFSGILCPAMGTVLITHKRLLQVNLISHCVLPGLALALALGIHPSIGGVISGLLGSVIAESLTNRKSENYEAVMNTILAGMLGFGVLIIPLLGIRIDLEAVLFGDLLTANFGDLLRTIIAFLVFIILMTFGYEKVVYVGLDPEGASASGINVSLLNLALSFTTALVIVSSMSAVGVILVIALLSTPTLLGLNKAHSLRIAMMRSSFFGLCISLLGFILSIVFNLSPGPAISVICVASLLIPKLRK
- a CDS encoding Fur family transcriptional regulator, whose amino-acid sequence is MIKNTRQKKILEAMVTKSDITKRQEQLLEELNKCEDELSGQELHRQLIESGKAMGLTTVYRNLQVLIKHGLIRSRHLPTGEVLYTPVDRDIHHLTCVQCGETSKMEGCPVKDIHAPKKNPRKFQLLFHTLEYFGLCQNCYQAQN
- a CDS encoding ABC transporter ATP-binding protein, producing MATLVAENLTFAYTEKSKPALNKVSVEIKPGTLTALVGPNGAGKSTLLRILQGQNTPDKGEIKIDGENLYRSRALVALMPQRSSMNWKFPITVEKLVSLGQIKYSKSRSNNPFQIKALLEYPNSWINKCCELEATMQRVGIANLANRRLDSLSGGQQQRALLAKTLMSPAKIFLLDEPCAALDPPAKEDFLKIVRQLADAGLSLLVSSHDWGESLNNYDQVIVLDKSVLAVGSPDQIKDKLDAINISSIKENNFCD